actttactatgagtttgtgtgtttttctgtgatttcaggtaaattctggctgaaattgagggacttgagcaaaactctgaagaaggctgacaaaaggactgctgatgctgttggaatctgacctccctgcacttgaaatggattttctggagctacagaactccaattggcgcgctctcaacagcgttggaaagtagacatccaaggctttccagcaatatataatagtccatactttatttggagattgacgacgtaacttggcgttgaacgccaagttcatgctgctgtctggagttaaacgccagaaaaacgtcatgatccggagttgaacgcccaaaacacgtcataactcggagttcaactccaagagaagccttagctcgtggattgatcaagctcagcccaaacatacaccaagtgggccccggaagtgaatttaggcatcaattacttactcatgtaaaccctaggagctagtttattataaatagaacatttaactaatgTATTAgatatcctggattgtattttgaatcctgtgatcacgttttgggggctggccattcggccatgcctgaaccctttgcttatgtattctcaacggtggagtttctgcacaccatagattaagggtgtggagctctgctgtacctcaagtattaatgcaattccattgtcttttattcaattctctcttattcttattccaagatattcattcgtacccaagaacatgatgaatgtgatgataagtaaccctcattatcattcttacttatgaacgcacgtgattgacaaccacttccgttctacatgcaacaagagcttgaatgtgtatctcttagattccccaacagaatcttcgtggtataagttagatagatggcggcattcatgaggatccggaaagtctaaaccttgtctgtggtattccgagtaggattctgggattgaatgactgtgacgagcttcaaactcctgaaggctgggcatgatgacaagcgcaaaagaatcaagggattctattccaacctgattgagaaccgacagatgattagccgtgctgtgacagagcataggaacattttcactgagaggatgggatgtagccattgacaacggtgatgccctacatacagcttaccatggaaaggagtaagaaggattgagttgaagcagtgggagaacaggcgtccttgagccatacagtatctccatttgcttatctgaaattcccaccaatgaatctgcatgagtattctatcccttttattttattttatttatccaatttaattccatttgaccctatgattccactcactaactgagatctacaagatgaccatagcttgcttcataccaacaatctctgtgggatcgacccttactcacgtaaggtttattacttggacgacccagtacacttgctagttagttgaacggagttgtgaattcaactggtgccacaataataatttcatacaacttaaagaacagtgatcacaatttcgtccaccaagtttttggcgccgttgccggggattgttcgagtatggacaactgacggttcatcttgttgctcagattaggtaattttcttttcaaaaactttttcaaaatttgtcttttctttttcgtttttccaaaaatgtttttcgaaaaagttaaaataaaaatacaaaaaaattagaaaatcataaaaatcaaaaatattttgtgttcttgtttgagtcttgtgttaatttttaagtttgatgtcaattgcatgcttttaaaatttttcttgcattttttcgaaaatctcatgcattcatagtgttcttcatgatcttcaagttgttcttgacaagtcttcttgtttgatcttgatgatttcttgttttgtgtcttttgttgtttttcatgtgcatttttgcattcatatttttcatgcattaaaaatttctaagtttggtgtcttgcatgttttctttgcataaaaaatttttcaaaattatgttcttggtgtttatcttgacattcatagcattcttgcatgcatcttgtgtcttgatccaaaattttcatgttttgggtcatttttgtgtttttctttaaaaatttaaaaataaaaaaatatcttttccttattttcctccaaattttcgaaattttgggttgacttggtcaaaattttttaaaatagttgtttcttacaagtcaagttaaaatttcaattttaaaaatcttatcttttcaaaatctttttcaaaaatcatatctttttttattttttatataattttcgaaaatttcaaaaaaattatttttaaaaatattttcaaaatctttttcttatctttttatcaaattttcgaaaattaagctaacaattaatgtgattggttcaaaaatttgaagtttgttactttcttgttaagaaaggttcaatctttaaattctagaatcttatcttgtagtttcttgttagttaagtaatttttaaaattaaatctttttcaaatatctgtttcaaatatatctttttatcttttatcttatctctttcaaaaattttatctttttcaaaatttgatttcaaaatttcttatctaacttcttatcttcttatctttttcaaaaccacctaactacttttccctctctaattttcgaaaattctccctctctttttcaaaaattctttttgttttaaattttaattttaattatattttgtctttgattttcgaaaattactaacctctttttcaaaattattttcgaaaatttctcttctcttctcttattctatttaattatttaactactaacacttctcttcacctttcttcatccaaaaatccgaatccatccttcttctttcttatacccctttcttcttctactaacataagggaatctctatactgtaacatagaggattcctctttcttttcttgttttcttctctttcatatgagcaggaacagggaaaagggcactcttgttgaagttgatccagaacctgaaaggactctgaagagaaaattaagagaagctaaattacaacaatccagaaacaacctttcagaaattttcgaacaagagaaggagatggcagccgagaataataataataataatgcaaggagaatgcttggtgacttcacaaagccaacatctaagtttgatggaagaagcatctccattcctgccattggagccaataactttgagctgaaacctcagctagttgccttaatgcaacaaaactgcaagttttatggacttccatctgaagatccttatcagtttttaactgagttcttgcagatctgtgagattgTAAAGataaatggagttgatcctgaagtctacagactcatgcttttcccttttgctgtaagagacagagctagaatatggttggattcacaacctaaggatagcctggactcctgggataagctggtcactgccttcttggataaattctttcctcctcaaaagctgagcaagctgagagtggatgttcaaaccttcaaacaaaaagatggtgaatccctctatgaagcttgggaaagatacaagcagctgaccaaaagatgtccatctgacatgttttcagaatggaccatattagatatattctattatggtctctctgaattttcgaaaatgtcattggaccattctgcaggtagatctattcacctgaagaaaacgcctgaagaggctcaagaactcattgacatggttgcaaacaatcagttcatgtacacctctgagaggaattccgtgaataatgggatacctcagaagaaaggagttcttgaaattgatgctctgaatgccatattggctcagaacaaaatgttgactcaacaggtcaacataatctctcaaaatctgaatggattgcaacatgcatccaacagtactagagaggtagcttctgaagaagcttatgatcctgagaaccctgccatggcagaggttaattacatgggtgaaccttatggaaacacctataactcatcatggagaaatcatccaaatttctcatggaaggatcaacaaaagcctcaacaaggctttaacaatggtggacgcaatagtctgagcaatagtaagccatatccatcatcttctcagcaacagacagagaattcagagcaaaacacttctaatttagccaatattgtctctgatctgtcaaaggccactttcagtttcatgaatgaaacaagatcctccattagaaatttggaggcacaagtgggccagctgagtaagaaagtcattgaaactcctcccagtattctcccaagcaatacagaagagaatccaaaaggagagtgcaaggccattgatttaatcaaagtggccgaatgcactaaggaggaggaggacgaaaatcctagtgaggaagacctcctgggacgtccttcaagcaagaaggagttacctattaaggatccagaggaatctgaggctcatctagagaccatagagattccattaaatctccttctgccattcatgagctctgaagactattcttcctctgaagaggatgaagatgtgactggagagcaagttgctcaatatttaggagctatcatgaagctgaatgccaagctgtttggtaatgagacttgggaaagtaaacctcccttgctcattagtgaactagatacttggattcagaaaactctacctcaaaagaaacaagatcctggcaagttcttaataccttgtaccattggcaccatgagctttgaaaaagctctatgtgatctagggtcagggataaatcttatgccactctctgtattggagaagctggggatcattgaggtacaacctgccttgttctcattgcaattggcagataagtcattgagacaagcttatggaatagtagaggacgtgctagtaaaggttgaaggcctttacatccctgctgatttcataatcctagacactaggaaggaagatgatgaatgcatcatcctaggaagacctttcctagccacagcaggagctgtgatagatgtcaacagagaagaattagtccttcaattgaatggggactaccttgtgtttaaagcacatggccatccctctgtgacaaaagagagtaagcaggaagagcttctctcagttcagagtcaagaagagcccacacagtcaaactctaagtttggtgttgtgaggccacaaccaaactctaagtttggtgttaagaccccatatccaaactctaagtttggtgttgggactacactaacattgacctgatcaccttgtggctccatgagagccactgtcaagctattgacattaaagaagcgcttgttgggaagcaacccaattttaattatctaatttttattttattttgttttattgttattttgtgttttattaggtacatgatcatgaggagtcacgaaaaaataaaaaaaaattaaaaacagagtcaaaaacagaagaaaaaattttcaccctggaggtagcgcagactggcgttcaacgccagtaagatgcatctggctggcgttcaacgccagaacagagcaccattctggcgctgaacaccagaaacaagcaacatcctggcgctgaacgccaggaatgtgcctggaggagacaagctggcgttaaacgccaacaacaagcatgaaactggcgttcaacgccagaaacatgcattacatgggcgttgaacgcccagaacgtgcaccaatgggcgtttgaacaccagaatgatgcacgaaggcattttacatgcctatatggtgaaggaatggtatttcttttcacctctggatctgtggaccctacaggatccccacctcaggatctgtggaccccacaggatcacctcaggatctgtggaccccacaggatccccacctaatatattctcaccttacctcctaatcctatttttgtgatttgtattccccatgtcacaaaacccaacactcctcaccaatcacctcaattcctcttcccaattaccccttcaccactcacatcaacccactcttccccataaaccccacctaccttcataaaattcaaaatcaatttcccacccattcccacccaaaatggccgaacacccaccctcccctctccctataaatacccttccattctacttcatctTCACACAAaacaaccccttcttctcccacatagccgaacctacttcttcccctctctaccatattctcttcttcttcttcttctcttcttttctttcttgctcgagggcaagcaatattttaagtttggtgtggtaaaagcataagctttttgtttttccattaccatcaatggcacccaaggccgGAGTATCcgctagaaaagggaaagggaagacaaaagcttccacctccgagtcatgggagaaggaaagattcatttccaagagccatcaagaccacttctatgatgttgtggcaaagaagaaggtgatccccgaggtccctttcaagctcaaaaagaatgagtatccggaaatctgacatgaaatccaaagaagaggttgggaagtcctaaccaaccccatgcaacaagtcggaatattgatggttcaagagttctatgccaatgcatggatcactagaaaccatgatcaaagtatgaactcgaatccaaagaactatctcacaatggttcgggggaaatacttagattttagtccggaaaatgtgaggttggcatttcacttgcccatgatgcaagaagatgaacgcccctacactagaagggtcaactttaatcaaaggttggaccaagtcctaatggacatatgtgtggaaggagctcagtggagaatagactccaaaggcaagccagttcaactaagaagactggatctcaagcctgtggctagaggatggttggagttcattcaacgctctatcattcctactagcaaccgatctgaagttactgtggatcgggccatcatgattcatagcatcatgattggagaggaagtggaagttcatgaggtcatctccaatgaactctacaaaatagccgacaagtcctccaccatggcaaggctagccttccctcaccttatttgccatctatgttactcagctggagttatcatagatggagatgtctccattgaagaagacaagcccatcaccaagaaaaggatggagcaagcaagagaagctcctcacggccctcaagaagaacatgaggaagttcatcatcaacaaattcctgagatgcctcaaggaatgcactttcctcccaacaactattgggagcaactcaatacctccttagaagatttgagccataatgtcgaacaattaagggtggaacatcatgaacactccatcattctccaagaaataagagaagaccaaagagcaatgagggagaagcaacaaaggcaaggaagggacatagaagagctaaagaacatcattggtccttcaagaagaagatgccactagaggtggattcattccttgttctttatttctttctgttttcggtttttagtatggtgtttatctatgttttgtgtctttatttcatgatcattagtatgtaaccatgccttaaaagctatgaataaatccattaatccttcacctctcttaaatgaaaaatgttttaattcaaaagaacaagaagtacatgaatttcgaacttatccttgaatttaatttaattatattgatgtggtggcaatactttttgttttctgaatgaatgcttgaacagtgcatatttttgatcttgttgtttatgagtgttaaaattgttggctcttgaaagaatgatgaacaaagagaaatgttattgataatttgaaaaaaaaaatcatgaaattgattcttgaagcaagaaaaaagtagtgaaaaagcaaaaagcttgtgaaaaaaaaaaaagaagtggcgaaaaaaaagcaagcaaaaaaaaaagccaatagcccttaaaaccaaaaggcaagggtaaaaaggatccaaggctttgagcatcaatggataggagggcccaaggaaataaaatccaggcctaagcggctaaatcaagttgtccctaaccatgtgcttgtgtcatgaaggtccaagtgaaaagcttgagactgagtggttaaagtcgtgatccaaaacaaaagagtgtgcttaagagctctggacaccactaactggggactctagcaaagctgagtcacaatctgaaaaggttcacccagtcatgtgtctgtggcatttgtgtatccggtggtaatactggaaaacaaagtgcttagggccacagccaagactcataagtagctgtgttcaagaatcaacatgcttaactaggaaagtcaataacactatccgaaattctaagttcctagagacgccaatcactctgaacttcaaaggaaaaagtgagatgccaaaactattcagaagcaaaaagctataagtcccgctcatctaattaaattaatattcattgatattctggaatttatagtatattctcttcttttatcctatttgattttcagttgcttggggacaagcaacaatttaagtttggtgttgtgatgagcggataatttatacgctttttggcactgtttttagatagtttttagtaagtttaagctacttttagggatgttttcattagtttttatgttaaattcacatttttggactttactatgagtttgtgtatttttctgtgatttcaggtaaattctggctgaaattgagggacttgagcaaaactctgaagaaggctgacaaaaggactgctgatgctgttggaatctgacctccctgcactcgaaatggattttctggagctacagaactccaattggcgcgctctcaacggcgttggaaagtagacatccagggctttccagaaatatataatagtccatactttattcggagattcacgacgtaacttggcgttgaacgccaagtttatgctgctgtctggagttaaacgccagaaaaacgtcatgatccggagttgaacgcccaaaacacgtcataactcggagttcaactccaagagaagccttagctcgtggattgatcaagatcagcccaaacatacaccaagtgggccccggaagtgaatttaggcatcaattacttactcatgtaaaccctaggagctagtttattataaatagaacatttaactaatgTATTAgatatcctggattgtattttgaatcctgtgatcacgttttgggggctggccattcggccatgcctgaaccctttgcttatgtattctcaacggtggagtttctgcacaccatagattaagggtgtggagctctgctgtacctcaagtattaatgcaattccattgtcttttattcaattctctcttattcttattccaagatattcattcgtacccaagaacatgatgaatgtgatgataggtaaccctcattatcattctcacttatgaacgcacgtgattgacaaccacttccgttctacatgcaacaagagcttgaatgtgtatctcttagattccccaatagaatattcgtggtataagttagatagatggcggcattcatgaggatccggaaagtctaaaccttgtctgtggtattctgagtaggattctgggattgaatgactgtgacgagcttcaaactcctgaaggctgggcgtgatgacaagcgcaaaagaatcaagggattctattccaacctgatcgagaaccgacagatgattagccgtgctgtgacagagcataggaacgttttcactgagaggatgggatgtagccattgacaacggtgatgccctacatacagcttgccatggaaaggagtaagaaggattgagttgaagcagtgggagaacaggcatccttgagccatacagtatctccattcgcttatctgaaattcccaccaatgaatctgcatgagtattctatcccttttattttattttatttatccaatttaattccatttgaccctatgattccactcactaactgagatctacaagatgaccatagcttgcttcataccaacaatctctgtgggatcgacccttactcacgtaaggtttattacttggacgacccagtacacttgctggttagttgaacggagttgtgaattcaactggtgccacaataataatttcatacaacttaaagaacagtgatcacaatttcgtccaccatcagGTAAAATTTCTCTTAGTATGTATAGACTACTTTTCTAAATGGATTGAAGCACAGCCATTGGCACGAATCACTGCAGAAAAGGTACAATCTTTCCTTTGGAAAAGCATCATTTGTAGATATGGAATTCCAGGTGAGCTCATTACTGATAATGGAAGGCAATTCACTGATTCAAAACTTGCTTCTTTTCCACAGAATCTCCATGTTAAACACCACTTTAGCTCCGTAGAGCACCCTCAAACAACGGCCAAGCAGAAGTAGCTAACTGGATTGTTTTGATGGCATTAAAGAAAAAGCTCGGAGAGGCAAAGGGCCAGTGGGCAGATCTAGTCCCCGAGGTGCTATGGAGTTACAACACTACTATCCATTCGGCCACAGGAGAAACCCCTTTTAAAATAGTATACGGGACAGaagcaatgattccagtagagatcACCACTCCCACAATCAGAGCCGAACACCACACACAAACCTCAAACAATCAAGCTCGAGCAACCGAACTTGATACAATAGAAGAAGTAAGAAACAACGCTTCACTAAAGCAAAAAGCTCTACAACAATTGACGCAAAGACAATATAACAAAAACGTGATTCCCCGAGCTTTCCAAGCAGGAGATCTAGTCTTGCGAAAGACAGAAGAAGCACGACGAACTCAAGGACATGGGAAGCTCGCGGCTGCTTGGGACGGACTGTATCGAGTCGACAAAGTACTCGGCATGGGAGCTTATACACTACAAACACTAAGGGGAAGCACAATCCCTGGAACCTGGAATGTTTCATCTTTAAAATTGTACATATCATAATCATATAGGCGCATgatggtactctttttcctactcatGAGTTTTTTTTCTCCTGCATTGGGTTTTTGCTCAgagaaggttttaatgaggccggACGCCAACATCAGACTTTGTACGTCTTTTACAATAAAGAAATAAAGTCACAAGGAAAACATAGTTCAAATCCTACCAATCTACAATATGCATTCAAACAAAACCGAGCTTCTTACTCGGTACAGTCATTTAACCAAAATAACCGATGATAGTAAATCTCGGAATCAAACATTCACAAGTtcaaaaaacaaaatacaaacaaaaaacaAGAATAACATATTCAATCATCTTTCTCTGCGATACTGGAATCTTCTATTAACTCTTCAGCTGGAGTCTCATCATCAACTAACTTCCCACCAACGACAATCTTGGTAGCATCCAGTTTCTCTACATCAACTTCAGGAAACAATACTTTAACCTGAGCCACCGATCTTTCAAAACCTTGAGCAAATGACTCATACACCTCTGTCTCCAATTCTCCCACACGAGCAGCCAACTGGTCATTGCGAGCCTTCAgatcttttatttcttcttcaaggGATTTATGCCGATTTCGAAGATTCTCAACCTCAGACCCTTTTAACTTCAAAGAAGAGGAAAGTTCCTCCACCAACTTTTCCTTCTCCTCTACAGTTCTTGTTAGTTCAGTAACAACGGCAACagtcttcttttctgtttctaaAGCAACCTCCTGTGTCCGCCCAATAGACACAAGCCGAGCACCAATTACCTGCAAGTGAAATAGGCACAAAAAAACACATGACAAcaggatagaaagaaaataaacaaaaaggtaAAATAATTCAATTTACCTGTAAAAAGCGACTAACACCAGCTGAATCAACCCTGTTGATCATCTCAACATCAACAGGAAACTGACCAAACTGTTCAGAAAGAGTTACAAACGGAAACAGTTTGCTCCACAAAGACTTGGCGTGATCATCAACACTGTACCCATGGAGTTCTTCCTGAGACTTGTACGAAGATTCTATCAACTCAAAATTTACCTTGTCATCACTCTTTAAGGTACCCAGGTTAGTCCCTTTGGTTGGCCCTACTCTTTTCCTTTTCACTCTAGGTTGAAGTTCTGATTGAATAGCTCCACCTCCGACCTCTTTATCAACATTAGTAGTCGAACTGTCTTTTTCAGACTTTTTCCTTTGATTAAAGAATGTCTTCAAACCAGCTGAAGTAATTGTAGGAACTTTCTCACCTAAAACAGAACATATTATTAAAAGCATGATAGAACAAGAAGCCATTTTCCATTCTTCAAACAAAACTTTACCTAGGTAATCCAATACTGATTGCTCATCAGAATCCCATTTCAACAGTTCAGCAACAGATAATAATTCTTTAGATTCCATTTCACTAACCAAAAACTCCAAAATATCATTATCACTAGGACATCGATCTTCTACATCTAAAACCTGTACTGGTTCCGGACACCACGAAATAGGAAACCTCTCCTCCAATGTCTCATTAATAAAAAAGGGAAATTGCTCAGGAATACTCCTAATCTTAACGAACATTTTCTTAAAATCTTCGAAAGAAGATTTGTACAACCGCAAAGAAGGACCTACCAGGATGGCTACTTAGGTTAACCCACAAACCCCTACGAACACCCTTAgcttgaaataaagaaaaaaacacTCTCAGAGAAGGACCCTGCCCTAAAAAATCCATTAACACTTCGAATGCTCTaacaaaaccccaggaattggggtgtaACTGTGATGGAGTACAGTTCAACCAACGCAACACACCACATTGAAAATCGGTAAAAGGAAACCTGACTCCAAGTTCTGTGAGAACACAACTATAAACATAGAAATAGGACCAGTCACAAATTGTTTCACAAACACGATCATCAACCCCACACGGAAGCACCTTAATTCTAAACTTCACTCCCTTCTCTAACCCACACGTTAGAACCAAGAACTCCTACTGACTCCACATCATTAAAGTAAGAAGCATGACACCTAACATTCTCATGCACCCAACTATAGGGATCAGTCTCGCTAACAATGGCTTAGGTTTTCTCCATTCACAGTAACGCACGCAACGAATAGATACAGTAAAAAGAAACTCGACATTAGTCAACTGAACTAACCTTTTCTGCTCATTTTCTTCTTAACACAAAAGAACTTCAGTTTTTTTTGCAAAGAGTCCACTATGCCACCACAAAAGTTTAATATGACAAAAACGGTTCAATGCCAGGAAATAGCCTTGAAAAATAATAACCATTCAACATCTAACTTCAAATCAAAGGAGCTAGATCAAACGGTTAGGAATACATAGAGAAAAGTGCCACGGTCATGTCCATTAAGTGCTACAGGTGCGAAAAACAAGGAAAcatgttaaaaataataataaacaaatacaTAACAATGAAACAAAAACAAACGCTAAAAGGAAACAGGCCCAACTTGGGGGCTGAGGAACCACCCAATATAGTCCAACAAGTTTTAAAGGCCGAGGTAGTTCCGAAGCTCGACCCGTTTCCTTCCTCCATCTCTTTTTTAACAGGTTAAGCTTAGGGGCTGTGATGTGGACCATAAACCTCGGCCCAAAACAAACACAACGGCTACCACAACAGCTAAGAATCAGGTAACAGATCATCCAATAACAGAAAAAAGATTCTAAAAACTAACCATAACGAGATCTGCGGAAGAGTACAAGATATCAGATGCTAAACACAATGACCTCTCCACCTATTTAAACAG
The sequence above is drawn from the Arachis hypogaea cultivar Tifrunner chromosome 4, arahy.Tifrunner.gnm2.J5K5, whole genome shotgun sequence genome and encodes:
- the LOC140184154 gene encoding uncharacterized protein gives rise to the protein MALKKKLGEAKGQWADLVPEVLWSYNTTIHSATGETPFKIVYGTEAMIPVEITTPTIRAEHHTQTSNNQARATELDTIEEVRNNASLKQKALQQLTQRQYNKNVIPRAFQAGDLVLRKTEEARRTQGHGKLAAAWDGLYRVDKVLGMGAYTLQTLRGSTIPGTWNVSSLKLYIS